The Sander vitreus isolate 19-12246 chromosome 10, sanVit1, whole genome shotgun sequence genome contains the following window.
GTTTTACTTATACTGATTGGTGTGATAAATTCATGCATGCATGTCTGCCAAACTGGAATAACATACTACTAATTCAGTCATGTATTATGAGAAGATGAAGACAATGTCAAACACTGTACAAACAATCGGAGCCATTTCTAAATGGcaaaaagcccccccccccacccccgacATTTGGGAGAAATGTTTTCCTAAGCATCTTCTTGCTCATGcactgaaatgtttttcaagCACTGGAGAGAAAGCTGCAAAACTATTCGCTGCTTTCATCCACCTTGGCACTGGGCTCACAGAGGGGTCTTTTCTCCATCATGGTGTATGGAAAAGGTGGAACATCACAGCCAGTGAAGTCTAGTTTCTTGGGAACACTACAGTTGCTAAAGTCAAGTTTCTTGGCACTGTCACAACCAAACTCCAGCTTCTTGAGCCGAGCTAGACTCTTGATGCTGCCGGGGGGCCTGCCGGGGCTGACCTTATATCCTGCTGCTTTGGTGGTACCAAGGGGCCTCCCTGGGCTGGTTTTGAATCCAGCTGCTCTAGTTGTCCCAAGTGGACGCCCAGTACTTGTACGGTAACCAGCTGACTTTGTGGTCCCTGATGGCCTCCCTCTCCGCCCCGACTTCCCTGTGCCCTTCTTCTTCTTAGAGCCATCGGGCCCTGCAGCCTCACTGCCCCTGATTCTCACTGTCTGAGGCAGGAAGTCATTCTGGGTGTCTTGCATTTGACATACCATGGCCTTGTGCATGCCCTGTGGCAAAGGGGCTAGGCTGGCAAGGGACAGCTGCAGACCAGGGGTTGTCGGAGAGGGGTAGAATTTGTTGGATTGTGTGCTACATAAATCAAAGTGGCTGGCTGGATGACAGTCTTCTGCCAGTTCACTCATACAAAAGTCACTGTTGCTGCTGGTCACTTGATGCATCATTTTCTGTTGGAGAAATATACACAAATTAGGTAGAAAAGCTACACATGCACACGTGTACCAAAGCAAACACAAACCCAAAGAAACACTTTCAGTAGCTCACTTTTTGGTGAAGCCAACAGGCCTTTTAGcgttgcaacacacacacacacacacaaaaaaagagtgaTGTCAAGATAATGCGAGGTAAACTACAGTTATAGTTTGCACAAAAATGATAGTTTTCCCACGTAAATGCGAAATTATTTTAAGAACGTAAAACGAATAGTTCGTACCTTATTTGTTGGTGGTTGTTAGATGGAAAGGGTTAATTTCGGATCGACTACCTTTTCCCCCTCTGGCAGCCACAACATCTTTGTGAAGACGCTGCACAAACTACGCCCTGGCGTCCATGAGTATTGTCTTGAAGAGGGACTGCGATTTCGGCTGCCTATTTCATGCTCATTTAATCCTTTCAGCCGAGGTTTAGATGAGAGAGGCAGCCATTTTCGCCTGgaaatttttttaataaaacaggATGCACTGACCACGCATGCGCACAAACGCTTCCAGGAAACAGATTGTCACCCAATGTGGTTCCGGCAAATTAAACAAAGACGCATTTTAGAAGCGTACGTATAAATATGCGTACATAATTTACATACTCTAGTTACGTTATAACCAAAATATTATAAATTGACACATCAGCAACTATATAATTGCAACATTGTCTAGAATTTCCATTAACTAAACTATGTGTCGAAATTATAATCACTGGTCCACAATGACGACAAAGGCCACTCTCCATTTGTTGTACGTTTTATTAACATCCATATGAACTTAAGTATAGACACTGGGTTTATGGAGCAACTGCAGTGCCAGAACAGATAGCAATATACATTTATCAGCATTTCCCCCGATGTTCATCTGCGATCCTTTGCAAAATTAAGTCCACAGGACTTAAGTTTCTCTCATGAGCTTGGTCAGCTTCTGAATCTTTGTTTTGGTGGACATGTCCACATACTTGTCCCCGATACTGACGATCATGCCCCCCAGGATTGAAGAATCAGACTGGGAAGAGGAGACAACAGTTGAAATTACAGATGGCTCTAAATATGATTAGTGTCAgactggtttataaatcacctTTACTAACATTAAGATAAAGTCACACCAACTGCAAAATGGTCATTTGTAAGTTTCTGGGATCATGCATTGACACTGTACCTTTGTTTCTAGCTTGATAGTTTCACCCTTCTGAAGAAAGCCCTTGAGCGCTACTTTCAGGTCAGCAAGATTAGCTTCATCCAAAGACTAAAATGGATAATATTAATTGGTTGATTGTataacacatttacagtaaaaaaaagaaaaaagaagaagaatgcaATTAATTTAAGTGACTGATACATTACAGGGACTGTTGTACTAGGTCACCAGTTATAAAGTTTAGGATATTCAACAAGGATGTGCAGTACCACACACATAACGTATGTCCACCCAtttcacacctgagcagtgGTGACGGTGCAGATGACCTCTCCACGGTGTGCACTCATCATCTTGCCAAAGGCAGTGATAACATCACCAGTTCGAGGAAGACGACCGTTGTCAgacaaaacatctaaaaaaagaaaaacagcaggaTACATTATCGAGCGACATTCAAGAGTTTGTTTCTCTGCATTACTGCCTGACAGCCTTAAGTCGAGAAAACAAGTTTACAGCATTCGTATTACatcatttcaaaaaataaagattgtttaGGATTTCATCCAACCGGTCCTGCAATATAAATTCACTTAAATGTCAAATTTGGAAAGTTTATTTACATCAATATCATTATAGAACTCCTCTGAGGACTAAACCATAGGGTTTGTGGAGTACTACTGCTGTGGGAAATGCGTTGTGGAGCTTACAATTGGCCTATTGAAAAGCCATTTTTTGTGCCTATAAGCTAAACTATCTACAGTCTTAAAATGACAGTTAAATTCTAAATACATATTGTCTTTCTAAATTAAACCGCATAAGATGGTATTCTTAACCATGCAACAATTAAGCGTTTGTATCCTATCTGCTGTGTGCTGGAGGActcctttttattattactCCTGTGACCTCTACTAACATAACCTAATAGTTTACAATGAGCACTACACTCACACTATACAATTTACAGAGCCTACCTATGGTCTACTTAGCTATATTAAGATAATGTCATGCTAAAACGCATAGCAGGAATCAGTGATCACATACTGATGAAGTTGACAGTGATGGGTGAAACCTTGGCCTTTGTAAGGGCATCATTGAAAGTCTTCTGCTTGACGCTGCGCCTTACATGAGGATTCATCACAATACCAGAAAGATTGGGGTCCTTGATCAGAAGCTAAAAAACAAGATgtcacacagcaaagggcaacTGAATGCATGTACTAGAAGCAAGGTAGGTTGAGTTGAAATGGCATAGATTAGAAAAATTTGACAATGATATAATTATGCCAATGTATCATTCCTCTGATATACAGCACATTTGACTATATTGTTTTTACACCGTGTAAATGAATTACCAACAAATCCTCATCACCTTGCAATAAAATGTTGAGGAAAACACTACTTTCATCATTCATGGAACTTTACATCATTAAACTACAATTCAGGTTCTTAATTGTGGACTTACAGACACTTTTTTGAGCTCCTGCTCCACTTGGTCCAGATTGTTCTGCTTACTGGCCGCTGAGAACAGAGCAGTGGCATAGCGGCCCTCCACTCCATAAACCTGGATGGGAGGctaaaaggacatttacacacacacacacacacacacacacacacacacacacacacacacacacacacacacacatatatatatatatatatatatattaactagATTGCGAACAGTAGATTGCGAACAGTATTCCTACTAGACAGAGCGGTTCGGTCGTGCAGTCTGAGGTTATTTACCTTAACCAGTTTTGATGCAGGTCTGACCACAGACGTGCTGAACTGGCGGACCtatacaaatgaaatgaaattgatGCATGTCAACAcagagaaactaaaactaaagctGATTAACTTTTGGCACGCTTGGTACCATTTACGTGAAAGACAACTAGCTGGTAGGCTAACACGTTAGCAGTCATTCAAGTACAATGCCTCGTGTGGATTTTTTGGACATTTAGTGTTTCCTCCTGGTCTCCAGATGGATTACAATACAATAAGACATGCTTTTAAGCTATAAATAATTCGGTCAAAACtgccataaaataaaataaatcacaaaaatcATTGAATGTCTTACCTGCTGCCCTAGCATGAGTGCTGCCATTTTCTCCTACAGCTGTCCAGAGTAGAACAATTTAATGCGCATGTGCACTTGAGAGGAAGGTGCCCAACTGTGGGTAATGTAGTCTTTCCGGTGTGGCGCATTCTGACAGTTTTGGAAAAGGCTATCTAAATGGACAACTACAAGTTTcttaaaatagtttaaaatatcttgctaaacgtatTCTCTCAAGTGGAAAAGTGCTATCAAATTGATAAAATTAATGTTATATTTTAAAGCACAGTTTTAGTGGCATATACTGGTGATTCATTCTGACAGAATACCTTTTATATAAAGCACATTTATACAACTGCTAGTTTATTGGGTATTTCCTACCTGACAGATAgtaataataaagaaatattatTTGAGTGGTACCATTAGGCCATAGCAAaaaccaaccacacacacacacgcacacacacacacacacattgacagagATTTGGTGCATATATAATAATTTCTGACCACTCAAGGATTGATAAAAAATGTCCTAAATCCCTCCATAATACCTCATTAAGACAACAAGACATTGAAGAACACCATAGAAAAAACATGCTGTGATTTGGTATCAAAAACTTTTTACATTTGTAGATTATTGCAAGAATTGCATTTTTCTGCGATTGGATGGTAGGCACTTGTGTTCTGGAAACTGCTCAGATCCCCCCTTATTATCAAGAAACCGGAAAGCCACACATCCTCTGAATGCACTAGGTCTCTAGTTTGTGGTTAAGTTTCATGAGGCTGTAATTATCCTAGAGGTCACAACTGCtttattagggatgcaccgaatccagatttctGGGGTTCAgtcgaataccgaatcctactcccatcctcagtccattaacacagtaaacacattaatgtatgtaatgtacctgaagttgctgcagtTTGGCTG
Protein-coding sequences here:
- the LOC144524497 gene encoding UPF0461 protein C5orf24 homolog, whose product is MMHQVTSSNSDFCMSELAEDCHPASHFDLCSTQSNKFYPSPTTPGLQLSLASLAPLPQGMHKAMVCQMQDTQNDFLPQTVRIRGSEAAGPDGSKKKKGTGKSGRRGRPSGTTKSAGYRTSTGRPLGTTRAAGFKTSPGRPLGTTKAAGYKVSPGRPPGSIKSLARLKKLEFGCDSAKKLDFSNCSVPKKLDFTGCDVPPFPYTMMEKRPLCEPSAKVDESSE
- the atp5po gene encoding ATP synthase peripheral stalk subunit OSCP, mitochondrial; protein product: MAALMLGQQVRQFSTSVVRPASKLVKPPIQVYGVEGRYATALFSAASKQNNLDQVEQELKKVSLLIKDPNLSGIVMNPHVRRSVKQKTFNDALTKAKVSPITVNFINVLSDNGRLPRTGDVITAFGKMMSAHRGEVICTVTTAQSLDEANLADLKVALKGFLQKGETIKLETKSDSSILGGMIVSIGDKYVDMSTKTKIQKLTKLMRET